The following are encoded in a window of Thermogemmatispora onikobensis genomic DNA:
- a CDS encoding metallophosphoesterase family protein, with translation MRIAILSDIHGNPIALEAVLADIQRQGPIDEYWILGDLVAIGYDPVAVLERVTKLPRVRFTRGNTDRYVVSDELPISIEQIRAQGRLELLPKLLSTVKSFAWTKGYLTATGWLDWLGRLPLEQRLTLPDGTRLLGVHAAPGTDDGPGIHPRLSEAELEALVKDCNADLICVGHTHIPLDRTVAGVRVVNLGSVSNPVTPELVASYAIVKANNSGYQLQLRRVPYDREAVMEAIRRARHPASDYLLGFMRGEFVAKQG, from the coding sequence ATGCGCATTGCGATTTTGTCGGATATTCATGGCAACCCAATCGCGCTGGAGGCTGTGCTGGCCGATATCCAGAGGCAGGGGCCAATCGATGAGTACTGGATTCTGGGCGACCTGGTTGCCATCGGCTATGATCCCGTGGCCGTGCTGGAGCGGGTGACGAAGCTGCCACGGGTGCGTTTTACGCGCGGAAATACCGATCGCTATGTGGTAAGTGATGAGCTGCCCATCTCGATCGAGCAGATACGGGCTCAGGGTCGCCTTGAGCTGTTGCCCAAGCTGCTGAGCACGGTGAAGAGTTTCGCCTGGACCAAGGGCTATTTGACGGCTACGGGCTGGCTGGACTGGCTGGGCCGCCTCCCCCTGGAGCAGCGGCTGACCTTGCCCGATGGGACACGCTTGCTCGGGGTACATGCAGCCCCCGGTACTGACGATGGCCCCGGCATCCATCCCCGCTTAAGCGAGGCCGAGCTGGAGGCCCTGGTGAAGGATTGCAATGCCGATCTGATCTGCGTTGGCCATACCCATATTCCGCTTGATCGTACAGTGGCTGGGGTGCGCGTGGTGAATCTGGGCAGCGTGAGCAATCCGGTGACACCAGAGCTGGTGGCTAGCTATGCCATTGTGAAGGCCAATAATAGCGGTTACCAGCTTCAGCTGCGGCGCGTTCCTTATGATCGAGAGGCGGTGATGGAGGCGATCCGGCGCGCTCGTCATCCGGCGAGCGATTATCTGCTGGGCTTTATGCGCGGGGAGTTCGTGGCAAAGCAGGGCTAG
- a CDS encoding serine/threonine-protein kinase: MSDYSGLQLGHYRLERLLGAGSFAQVYLATHVHLQTQVAVKVLHAALGPEAVEQFRREARTIAALVHPHIVRVLDFGLHEGHLPYLVMDYLPGGSLRQRYPRGSRLPLALALSYVRQAAEALQYAHERRIVHRDVKPENMLLGEDGLLRLADFGIATILETTGSLGHAVDGMAGSQNLAGTVLYMAPEQIQAHPRPESDQYALAVVLYEWLCGAPPFTGSFAEVAVRHCTVMPPPLRAQVPELPPAVEEVILRALAKDWRARFPSVRAFAEALEQVSGVAVLMAGAGASLPLSASGGGLLSAGAAAALPTEQAPVAFSYYAETGAPPPRLPPPPMALNYLPLLRGPVRPKQLLYLAIYAVVLIVPFLPLLLLRPPLQTLGLPLWLYTAIGGSLVGSGTLLAGALWGSWRGAVVNGVYALFLATISLTGHWLSFSPFLLMPPIAALLTGWIYERRTLRGLERALLALLPGALLLVLGPLLGNLLGKTGMAEVTLALLVTLATLIPGLTNGLLWSVLASLLVMLLVSALVEMALQQWLERQQG, from the coding sequence ATGAGCGACTACAGCGGCCTGCAGCTCGGCCACTATCGCCTGGAACGCTTGCTTGGGGCCGGCAGTTTTGCCCAGGTCTATCTGGCGACCCATGTGCACTTGCAGACACAGGTCGCTGTCAAGGTGCTGCATGCGGCGCTCGGCCCCGAGGCAGTCGAGCAGTTCCGCCGCGAGGCGCGTACCATTGCCGCTCTGGTGCATCCGCATATTGTGCGCGTCTTGGATTTTGGGCTGCACGAGGGGCACCTGCCCTATCTGGTGATGGATTATCTGCCCGGCGGCTCGTTGCGTCAGCGCTACCCGCGCGGGAGTCGTCTGCCGCTGGCGCTGGCTTTGAGCTACGTGCGCCAGGCGGCGGAGGCGCTGCAGTATGCTCACGAGCGACGCATCGTTCATCGGGATGTGAAGCCGGAGAATATGCTGCTGGGAGAGGATGGCCTGCTGCGGCTGGCGGATTTCGGCATTGCGACTATCCTGGAGACAACGGGATCGCTGGGCCACGCTGTGGACGGTATGGCTGGCAGTCAGAATCTGGCGGGGACGGTGCTCTATATGGCCCCGGAGCAGATTCAGGCCCACCCACGCCCGGAGAGCGATCAGTATGCGCTGGCGGTGGTGCTCTATGAGTGGCTCTGTGGAGCACCGCCTTTTACGGGCAGCTTTGCCGAGGTGGCAGTGCGCCATTGCACGGTGATGCCACCTCCTCTACGCGCCCAGGTGCCTGAGCTACCGCCGGCGGTAGAGGAGGTCATTCTGCGGGCTTTGGCCAAGGATTGGCGCGCCCGCTTCCCTTCGGTGCGCGCTTTTGCGGAGGCGCTGGAGCAGGTCAGCGGGGTGGCGGTGCTCATGGCTGGCGCCGGCGCGTCGCTGCCTTTGTCGGCGTCTGGGGGAGGCCTCCTCTCGGCTGGAGCCGCCGCGGCTCTGCCAACAGAGCAGGCTCCCGTTGCTTTTTCGTATTATGCTGAGACGGGGGCGCCTCCGCCGCGCCTGCCTCCACCTCCAATGGCCCTGAATTATTTGCCGCTCCTGCGAGGTCCAGTCAGGCCGAAGCAGCTTCTCTATCTGGCTATCTACGCTGTTGTGCTGATTGTGCCGTTCCTGCCATTGTTGTTACTGCGCCCACCTTTACAGACGCTGGGCTTGCCTCTCTGGCTCTATACGGCGATCGGTGGCTCGCTGGTGGGCAGCGGCACATTGTTGGCAGGAGCACTGTGGGGAAGCTGGCGCGGAGCAGTGGTCAATGGGGTCTATGCGCTCTTTCTGGCGACGATCAGTCTGACAGGGCATTGGCTGTCATTTTCTCCATTTCTGCTCATGCCTCCTATAGCGGCGCTGCTGACTGGTTGGATCTATGAGCGCCGTACGCTGCGCGGTCTGGAGCGGGCGCTCTTAGCTTTGCTGCCAGGCGCTTTGCTGCTGGTGCTGGGGCCGCTGCTGGGCAATCTGTTGGGAAAGACAGGCATGGCCGAGGTCACGCTGGCTTTGCTGGTGACGCTGGCAACGTTGATCCCTGGCCTGACGAACGGGTTGTTGTGGAGTGTGCTGGCGTCCCTGCTGGTGATGCTTCTGGTCAGCGCGCTGGTTGAGATGGCCCTGCAGCAATGGCTCGAGCGCCAACAGGGTTGA